In Eretmochelys imbricata isolate rEreImb1 chromosome 4, rEreImb1.hap1, whole genome shotgun sequence, a single window of DNA contains:
- the PGCKA1 gene encoding PDCD10 and GCKIII kinases-associated protein 1, with protein MGCRCCKMIKSYIFDPEDVQSSRYPNEVNSYKPDGNKFKGDQNNETPVHKDELQNDELKRTENKNRFNNTKEAFWNHKGTALHEEGLGNCIEKFDNAHSGVNSCSGTHPFPNHNTNRIKEIVRHGNSSQSASSSLANRTRDLCTNGLSLPNESGKDCDPETGNHKKPDSEEPEHSRDENSQSAGENSSLTESAILETQNDAIQLPDLDYLPRDSQTRNYNAPEKASFSDNYTHSDQNAASIVINKGEDPGLSLPLRMKENYDSVEKALKTESVNICVKEDMPDGLTSEGLITEAQEEKHINHKEINAKIEEEEEEEDAEVAEALAALEAATAGEDYEEDEEY; from the exons ATGGGGTGCAGGTgctgtaaaatgataaaaag CTATATCTTTGATCCAGAAGATGTACAATCCTCGAGATACCCCAATGAAGTAAACAGTTACAAACCAGACGGCAATAAATTCAAAGGCGATCAGAACAATGAAACTCCAGTGCATAAAGATGAACTGCAAAATGATGAGttaaagagaacagaaaataaaaacaggttCAATAACACAAAAGAGGCCTTCTGGAACCACAAAGGAACTGCTCTTCACGAGGAAGGGCTAGGAAACTGCATTGAAAAGTTTGACAATGCTCACAGTGGTGTCAATTCCTGTAGTGGTACGCATCCCTTTCCTAATCACAACACAAACCGAATCAAAGAAATCGTCAGACATGGAAATTCCAGCCAGTCAGCAAGTTCTTCTTTAGCCAACAGGACGAGAGACCTCTGCACCAATGGACTCTCTTTACCAAATGAATCTGGCAAAGACTGTGACCCAGAAACAGGCAATCACAAGAAGCCAGACTCAGAAGAGCCAGAACATTCTCGAGATGAGAACTCGCAGTCTGCAGGAGAAAACAGCTCTCTCACAGAAAGTGCAATACTGGAGACCCAAAACGATGCCATCCAATTACCAGACCTGGATTACCTCCCACGTGATAGCCAAACCAGAAACTATAATGCTCCTGAAAAGGCCAGTTTTTCAGACAATTACACACATTCAGACCAAAATGCAGCGTCTATAGTGATAAATAAGGGTGAGGACCCTGGCCTAAGCCTGCCTTTGCGCATGAAGGAAAATTATGATTCAGTGGAGAAAGCTCTTAAAACTGAGTCTGTAAATATATGCGTCAAAGAGGACATGCCTGATGGTCTTACATCTGAGGGCCTCATAACAGAAGCACAAGAGGAAAAGCACATTAACCATAAAGAAATTAATGCAAAaattgaagaggaggaggaggaggaggacgcaGAAGTGGCAGAAGCTCTTGCAGCGCTGGAAGCTGCAACCGCGGGGGAAGATTACGAAGAGGATGAGGAGTATTAG